One segment of Deltaproteobacteria bacterium DNA contains the following:
- a CDS encoding tRNA (cytidine(34)-2'-O)-methyltransferase encodes MMSENYFYERHIVLVSPEIHWNTGNIGRTCLGAGATLHLIEPLGFSLDNKQVKRAGLDYWKHVDLHTWPAFDAFMEAVTPGPEEICLFTKKGSRPYWDLPPLERLFLVFGSETRGLPLDILTRFSQADFYIPMTGDIRSLNLSTAVGIALYESLKGTRATTATHNVGGDGGLLSAT; translated from the coding sequence ATGATGTCCGAAAATTATTTTTATGAAAGGCATATTGTCCTGGTATCACCGGAGATCCATTGGAACACCGGCAACATCGGCCGCACCTGCCTGGGAGCCGGGGCCACCCTCCACCTGATCGAACCGCTTGGCTTTTCTCTGGACAACAAGCAGGTGAAACGGGCCGGCCTGGACTACTGGAAGCATGTCGATCTCCACACCTGGCCTGCGTTCGATGCGTTCATGGAAGCCGTCACGCCGGGTCCGGAGGAGATTTGCCTCTTCACAAAAAAAGGGTCCCGCCCCTACTGGGACCTACCGCCGTTGGAGCGCCTGTTTCTTGTTTTCGGATCTGAAACCAGGGGATTGCCTTTGGACATTCTGACACGCTTTTCCCAGGCCGATTTCTACATCCCCATGACCGGCGACATCCGTTCGCTCAACCTTTCCACCGCCGTGGGCATCGCTTTGTACGAATCCCTGAAAGGCACACGGGCGACCACAGCTACCCATAATGTAGGCGGCGATGGTGGTTTGTTGTCTGCGACGTGA